Genomic window (Oryzias latipes chromosome 17, ASM223467v1):
TCCCTCctttgtaaaaatctgttttcctgCTTCCGTCCGGGTTCAGAAAACGGTTGTATTTGAACGAGTGCGGCTCCGGGTGGATTTCTGGGTCCAGGTGAACTGCGTTGTAAGGAAATATTGCCATTCGGTCATCTTTGCGAATGAAATACTCTCGGCCGTCGGCCATTTTCAGGGTCATGTCCTGGAGCACGGCTCGGGTGAGGAGGGGTGCAGCTGTGAGTCTGAGGGTCTCCTCCACCGCGCTGTCCATGACTGGTGTTTTCATCAGCATCTCCCGGGTCAGATCTATTAAGGGGCCGCCAGGTCGCACTTCCTGTCCAGATTCTTTCAGGACTTTGTCCACCTCGTCCCTCACCGCTTTCATAGCTTCAGGGTgtttgaggaggaagaggagcagccaGAACGAGGAGGGCCCTGTGTTGCCCTGAGATGCCCAAAGGAGCACAAACATGTATTTGTTGATCATTGCCTCCTCCATGCccatctcctctttggcctgCTGCATGTCCCACACCCAGCGGCTGATGTTGTCCTTGTTCTTGAGCTTCTGCACCGAAACGGCATCCCAGAAAAACGACTGCAACCTGTCGGCTTCCCTTTTCTCCCTCGGCAGAAGCACCCCGTATGCCAGGTTGGGAAAGAGTTGATCGTATTTCCGAAACTCATAAAACAAAGCTTCGGACTCAGATCTGTCCTTCTCTTTGGCTTTCGCCGCACTTCCCTCTGACTTGTGCGGGAAGTTTCCATACAACGCTAAGTAGCCAGCTCTGAAAACAATATTGTAGCTGTACATAAACAGCCCATCCTCCTTCCAGGTCTTCTGACCTGATGCCGAACCGATGCTGTGCAGCATGAGGTTCTGCAAGTTGCTCATCATAGCTTGGGTCATCACTTCAAGACCTTCTCCTTTCAGGTGTTTGTTGCTTGACAGGTAAAGGGTTTCATGGTCACCATCAACAGCTTTGTAGCCAAACACCCTGTATACCAGCTGTGCAGCAAAGTTGTTGAAGTCCAACTTTTCCCGACTCTCCTTCACAAACGCTCCAAACGACAGGGGATCCTGCAGGAATGTAATGTAAAATCCCGCTATCTGGATTGTGAACACATCCCCGTGTTTTTGCTTCATTCTCTCCAAAAACTTCAGCGTGTCCCTGCGAAACTCCAGCACGTGACCCAGCCATGGAATAAGACCTTTATCCAGGGGGGGTTCTCCAGGTTTGCGCTGTCGAAAAACCCCGAGGACGTACAGGCCTCCAATCAGAGCAGCAAAAAGGGCAGCAAgaagaggcagcagcagctccatgaCTGTTTCTGCTTTAAGCCACGGAGGTATTTGGAGTTACGGTTCACTCTGAGCAAGataaacacacacccccacacacacactcctccctTCTCCCTGCAGACCGACCAAACGTAGAGCAAATACCAAACACGAGATAAAttattggaataaagaaaaacatttactgaaGAACAAAAATGCCTGCTTGCTTTTTCCATGTTTGAAGGCAGAGTACGTTTGTGGGAAAGattaagttaaagtcccattatctgtcaccgcatttgacccatccccaaTAAATGTTAGCCTGGCATTCACTGTAATTATTTTGGAAATAACAAAAATTTTGATTTATGTTCCACGAATAAGTGCTAGTTGTAGATTTTACTAAGATTTATTCAAATGGGACAATTTACTTTACAGATTCTTACtttgttcacattttggttTTAACATGAGTCATTTTCAGTGATTCCACTAGTTTTgtgtcactgtaatcaaaatcaACTACAGCTGATTTTCATCCTAATATTACTATTCTCTTTTTGCAGTGTGAATGTGATTTTTCACAAAGTATAGGCTACCATTAAAAATCTATTTGTAGACGCGTTCAGAGAAATAATTGCCATAGAAAGTAGGGTGCTTAGTCCTTTGTTACTGTGATTTCAATTAttcaaatattattaaaatgcatttaatttgCAGGAgtaacatcaacatggaatggaaaaaaattagcatgcaaaaaattttttttttgtactgtaaAAATTTGCAACAACTTAAGTTCGAtccaacataaaaataattttcactgACTGGTAAAAGTATAACAGACTTATAGCAATAAATCAGTGATGAAGGGTTACTGTTACAAGgtcaaggaaaaaaaacgtgACCTTGATCTGCAGATCGAACCAGCCCCACTGTATTTTCTCCACCTAAAACTGCTGATCTTATCTAAGATTAATGATTCATTTATAGTTGTGAAACTGAACCACCAGTGATAACGCACGGACAGACTGGCAGAGATTTCACTGAACGAGCAACATCTTGTGCTATCATGATGACCATGACCTCTCCTGTTTTATCTCTCATTATCTTTTTGAATTTCAAAGAGTAATAATTTGAACTATGCAGTTTTCAGATCTAtatcaaacttctttttttttttacccggGATGACATCATGTCTTTTGACAAAGGATTGTTTTCATCTTTAAGAGGTTTGTAGAAAACACAACAATCCCGATTAGATCAGGCTTTTGCAATAATGTGCAGCAACACTTTCTTATCTTCTTAGAAAGGCAAAAGCACATGGTGTTCTGTTGATTACTGTGTGGACCTTCTCCTCCAGcagtgctttaaaaatagacataTGACGCCACCTACTGGCAACAACAACTGTACTTACTTATCTTTGCTTTGGTTAAAAAAGGAGACTAAAATTACAGGaaatttaaagggttaataaaCTAAACAAAGGGAAACAGGTTAATATGGCACTTTGCACCcataattaaaaagcaaaaaataaaaataaaaataaaaatcaaactacAAAATAGTCACTTGCCCAAGGGTTTTTTGTTGCTGCCTCCCTCTTTGCCCCCAAGCTCTGCCCCTGatcagaaaggagcagagcagggagattgtgggTTGTTGATTATGGAAGCATATGTGtctcgtatttcaaaatcatttattttttcattttatcattaagtcaacaaatgcagctttattgtgaaaatgaaaaatcatttccGGTCtcgacttttattttgaaatatgagacaTATATGCTTCCGTGGctaattgtagtttgtacgtgacaactacaggctttttgcattttttcatctgctcctgattcactatgatttgaataaagacattttcagaaatggagtttaaaacacaattttcaccggAGTGGTTCCTCAAAATAACCAATTTTGTTATAATCCTtctaaaacaacaagaaaatttaacacaaaaactgttttaagtatcacatattttttcataaagaaaatgtCAGCCTGGTTGGTGGAAGTAAGATCACTAAGATAAATGTCCTTTTTCAGTGTTTACAGATATGTTTCcagttttaaaagaacaaaaaaaggtggTTTGTAACTACAGACAGCTCCGATAGACTACTATCTCATTTCATGCCACTATTTTTCTATTACTTTTGTATaactactttaatttttttgtaattttcatGTAAAACCCAAAATTTCCACAATTAAGATCTAGCTCATCTTCTTGGCTGATTCTTCTCTCCACACATCAAAGTCTTCACTCTGAGCCAATATCTAAAGTGCTCAATTTCTTCTTCCTGCCTTTAGAATTATAGATGATTGTTTATTAGCATTCCAGACTTTTTGCCGGCCCAGGGGTTCAGGCGGTCTGGCCTGATCCCCCATCAGCATCTAGGCCAGGGTCTGCAACTttcaacacttaaagagccaGTCGGGGTCAATTTCTCACGGACAACAACCCCACAGGAGCCACAAAGCcttattttaccattttaaaaaaaagacaccgaTTTGCATAAATGTTTTCAATCAAATGAACTTTTGGtctttgacaaaaataacacttaGAGAATAGATAgccttttttcaaactttataaaattttaaagtttgtaaCTTTTGACAGGTTcgcatgacttcctttcaaaataaaagacacacttTTTACCACATAGGATCATCTTAATGCAGCCAATGTAGTAGTATAGTTTGATGTCAGCAGTCATAATGAAAATAACACccatttattttactattgtggtacatctcagccagaaatgtttaatgaactaaaaataaataagagctTATCAAGAGACCTTTACTGTACTTCTCCAACCATAAAGCacaattgactttttttaatttggtcaaaaaaaaaaatctgccttaTAATACAaacttaattaataaaaaaaaaagatttttttttaataaaacctgATCTTTACCTGTCCCCCTGGACATTTTCACTCTTCCTTGAATTCAACTCAAAGCTGggatattttttaaagcatctcCATACTTGTGTTCTGGGATCCATGTTAGAGTTCTGTTTTTGAAGAACCCTCCCTCACTTGAAAAGTCCACCAGGACACATAGAAATTAAGCCAAATTGTTGACACTTCTGGAAATGACGGCAAACCCCAGAATTCATACATTTACTTTTCTGCAAAGAAGATAACACGTGATAGTTGCTCTGCTGTGTGTACATCTTTGTTATAATCTCAGGGTCTGGTTAGAGTAAACAGCGTCCATAATTGCATAAAGGAAATGCCATTGGCTCATTAAGGCTTCAAAGATGCTTTTCATGTCCACCAGACGGATGAACACAACAAAAGCCTTCTTTTAAGCACCACTATACGCTGTCACTTCAATATAATTGTAAAAACCCTTAAACCTATGGGGACTATTTTTTacccctttttttgtgtgtaggtGGTGTGAAGGCTGTTACCCGTCTAGGCTAACAGTGCTGGTCTCAATCAATATCTTGGGTCAATTCTTTCTACTGTTTACACTTAAATAAACACGTCAAACACTTAAAAGTggctgattttgaaaaaaaaaaaaaccgacAATAAAAGCTTGCTTTTGGTTTCAGTGGTTATGAATTTTGTCTTAAACTGGGCCTAAAAGGTACAAGGTTACAGTCAACCGGGAGGGCCAtggccattgactgtataagagaactggactgagcgagtgtgacgttaTCTGTAGAAAATGCCTTACGGCTCCAGCGAAATGAAGCCGATTCCGTTGCCATTTTTTGGACGTTGCGATGTTGGAGCCAGATAGCAGTGATTTATCCAAGTGGGTCTGAATCAATTTTTATGTGGCAACTACTGTTCCCAAACAGGAGTAAATTTGTTTGAAGTCCACAACCCATTC
Coding sequences:
- the LOC101157008 gene encoding 5-beta-cholestane-3-alpha,7-alpha-diol 12-alpha-hydroxylase; the protein is MELLLPLLAALFAALIGGLYVLGVFRQRKPGEPPLDKGLIPWLGHVLEFRRDTLKFLERMKQKHGDVFTIQIAGFYITFLQDPLSFGAFVKESREKLDFNNFAAQLVYRVFGYKAVDGDHETLYLSSNKHLKGEGLEVMTQAMMSNLQNLMLHSIGSASGQKTWKEDGLFMYSYNIVFRAGYLALYGNFPHKSEGSAAKAKEKDRSESEALFYEFRKYDQLFPNLAYGVLLPREKREADRLQSFFWDAVSVQKLKNKDNISRWVWDMQQAKEEMGMEEAMINKYMFVLLWASQGNTGPSSFWLLLFLLKHPEAMKAVRDEVDKVLKESGQEVRPGGPLIDLTREMLMKTPVMDSAVEETLRLTAAPLLTRAVLQDMTLKMADGREYFIRKDDRMAIFPYNAVHLDPEIHPEPHSFKYNRFLNPDGSRKTDFYKGGKKVKYYNMPWGAGVSMCPGRFFATNELKQFVFLMLVYFEFELKNPDVEIPQIDFKRWGFGSMQPVKDVQFRYRLRF